The following coding sequences are from one Cercospora beticola chromosome 4, complete sequence window:
- a CDS encoding uncharacterized protein (BUSCO:EOG09265G9U~antiSMASH:Cluster_11) → MSVPSLAPYIMKRPWLHKWMKPLSQWYFDNAGYRKLGLRADDLIPEESPEAQLALKRLSPKEAYDRVFRMRRAFQCSLAHQLLPKEEWTKPEDDYPYLSPILKQIEMETTEREDLENLQITKPKAK, encoded by the exons ATGTCGGTCCCGTCGCTCGCCCCCTATATCATGAAGCGGCCATGGCTGCACAAGTGGATGAAGCCATTGAGCCAGTGGTACTTTGACAACGCCGGATACAGGAAGCTGGGTTTGAG GGCCGATGATCTGATCCCAGAGGAGAGCCCAGAGGCACAGCTTGCGCTCAAGCGTCTCTCACCTAAGGAGGCATACGACCGTGTCTTCCGCATGCGAAGAGCATTCCAG TGCTCGCTCGCGCATCAACTTCTCCCTAAGGAGGAATGGACCAAGCCAGAAGAT GATTACCCATACCTATCACCAATCTTGAAGCAGATTGAGATGGAGACCACGGAGCGCGAGGACCTCGAGAACCTGCAGATTACCAAGCCTAAGGCCAAGTAG
- a CDS encoding uncharacterized protein (BUSCO:EOG09264X9R~antiSMASH:Cluster_11): protein MSLRRSTRVSSKVIPNEVPNGKHDPSPASMAVKRGRKRKSTEEQVESAIQAIANTTKTAKDVKSMLPPPATPKSKRRKVAQDADVKPPPFTPTPSAIGLMTSNSTQGQNYSTGDIDDPAPPATRPIQKHHTNATLVTPGGTQLQPAYSNFEEASPSKPGPPNPTSKTLLDTACAHLIKIDSTLTKKLKPVIEQHHCHVFSPSGLAEKIDPFRSLSSGIMAQQVSGAAASSIKNKFIALFPPESCPNGFPPPALVAATDIATLRTAGLSQRKAEYIQGLAQKFDSGEITTQQLMTGSDEEVMKTLVAVRGLGAWSVEMFMCFGLKRLDVFSTGDLGVQRGMAAYIGKDVGKLKAKGGGKWKYMSEKDMLELAEHFRPYRSLFMWYMWRIENVSTAAIEDNAEE from the exons ATGTCTCTGAGAAGATCAACCCGTGTTTCGAGCAAAGTGATTCCAAACGAAGTTCCTAACGGCAAGCATGACCCATCGCCGGCCTCAATGGCAGTCAAGCGAGGCCGCAAGCGCAAGTCCACAGAAGAACAGGTAGAGTCCGCAATCCAAGCGATTGCGAACACTACTAAGACCGCGAAGGACGTGAAATCAATGCTTCCGCCTCCCGCAACTCCAAAGAGCAAGCGTAGAAAAGTGGCCCAAGATGCCGACGTCAAGCCACCACCTTTCACGCCTACCCCTTCAGCAATAGGTCTCATGACGAGCAACAGCACCCAAGGCCAGAACTACAGCACAGGCGACATCGACGACCCAGCTCCCCCTGCTACTAGGCCAATTCAAAAACACCACACAAACGCAACTCTAGTAACACCCGGCGGAACGCAGCTCCAACCAGCCTACTCCAACTTCGAAGAAGCCTCCCCCTCCAAACCCGGCCCCCCCAACCCCACCTCCAAAACCCTCCTAGACACAGCCTGCGCCCACCTCATCAAAATCGATTCCACCCTAACCAAAAAACTCAAACCCGTAATCGAACAACACCACTGCCACGTCTTCTCCCCCTCAGGTCTAGCCGAAAAAATCGACCCCTTCCGCAGCCTCTCAAGCGGTATAATGGCCCAACAAGTCTCCGGAGCCGCAGCCTCCTCCATCAAGAACAAATTCATCGCTCTCTTCCCTCCTGAATCCTGTCCTAATGGCTTTCCTCCACCTGCTCTTGTCGCAGCGACGGATATCGCCACGCTCCGCACCGCAGGTCTCAGTCAGCGGAAAGCGGAATATATTCAAGGGCTTGCGCAGAAATTCGATTCGGGGGAGATTACTACGCAACAGCTTATGACGGGATCGGATGAGGAGGTTATGAAGACTTTAGTCGCAGTGAGAGGTCTGGGGGCGTGGTCAGTGGAGATGTTCATGTGTTTTGGACTCAAACGGTTAGATGTGTTCAGCACGGGCGATTTGGGTGTGCAGAGGGGAATGGCGGCTTACATTGGTAAGGACGTGGGGAAACTTAAGGCTAAAGGTGGTGGGAAATGGAAGTATATGAGCGAGAAAGATATGTTGGAGCTTGCGGAGCACTTCAGGCCGTATAG AAGTCTGTTCATGTGGTATATGTGGCGAATCGAAAATGTGTCGACAGCGGCGATCGAGGATAATGCCGAGGAGTAG
- a CDS encoding uncharacterized protein (SMCOG1103:FAD dependent oxidoreductase~antiSMASH:Cluster_11), producing the protein MAARSRGRTLLRYAGAAAGVGAVGAGTLYFVYRPRDVPGLEAAAVPPPTYGEGGVFRPPNFPRVKSRSEQIDDLKASAGAAFTQAKNKVKEALGQELQTNSEGGSEYDLLVVGGGATGTGIALDAASRGLKVALVEKDDFAAGTSSKSTKLVHGGVRYLEKAVFELDYNQYKLVKEALRERRYFLDTAPHLSQWLPIMIPVNKWWQAPYFWAGTKFYDFLAGSENIETSYFLTKSKALDAFPMLKRENLWGALVYYDGAHNDSRMNISLAMTAALYGATLVNHMEVTGLEKDANGKLCGARVKDLVQDKDGKTPEEFSIKAKGVINATGPFTDSLRKMDDQQVPEIVAPSSGVHVILPGYYSPSNMGLIDPRTSDGRVIFFLPWQGNTIAGTTDAPCPIEPNPVAQENEIDWILKEVQNYLQPEINVRRGDVLAAWSGIRPLVRDPNKAKSEGLVRNHLVTTSESGLLTISGGKWTTYRQMAEEAVDEAITQFGLKPKGVANPPLVSGVEGFHENLELDGGCKTHALRLIGAHGFSKTLFINVIQHYGLETEVAKHLCIDYGDRAWTVAALCAPTENRFPVRGTRISELYPYVDGEIRYAVRHEYAQSAVDVLARRTRLAFLNAQAAVEALPQVIDIMGEELKWNKTRREREWKDTMSFLVSMGLPKSKQVLTRKEVEEGKVGKYEDEEYHLYARHDKPSEILDSDVQMNSGNNPTIGKDSPANA; encoded by the exons ATGGCAGCCCGGAGTCGAGGACGCACGTTGCTGCGCTATGCTGGCGCAGCCGCCGGTGTTGGTGCCGTCGGCGCCGGCACGCTCTACTTCGTCTACCGACCTCGAGACGTGCCCGGCCTAGAAGCTGCGGCTGTACCACCACCGACATATGGCGAGGGAGGAGTCTTCCGCCCACCAAACTTCCCACGtgtgaagagcaggagcgagCAGATTGATGATCTGAAAGCCAGCGCGGGTGCTGCATTCACCCAGGCCAAGAACAAGGTCAAGGAAGCTTTGGGGCAAGAGCTGCAGACAAACAGCGAAGGCGGCTCAGAGTATGATCTTCTGGTCGTCGGGGGCGGTGCTACTGGAACTGGTATCGCGCTGGATGCTGCCTCCCGAGGACTGAAGGTCGCGCTGGTCGAAAAGGATGATTTCGCTGCGGGGACAAGCAGTAAGAGTACCAAGCTTGTCCACGGAGGTGTGCGGTATCTCGAAAAGGCTGTCTTCGAACTGGACTACAATCAATACAAACTGGTCAAGGAAGCTCTCCGCGAGCGAAGATACTTCCTCGACACTGCTCCTCATCTGTCGCAATGGCTCCCGATCATGATTCCCGTCAACAAGTGGTGGCAAGCACCGTACTTCTGGGCTGGAACCAAGTTCTACGATTTCCTCGCTGGCTCCGAAAACATTGAAACCTCGTACTTCTTGACCAAGAGTAAGGCGCTCGACGCTTTCCCCATGCTTAAGAGGGAGAACCTCTGGGGTGCTCTGGTCTACTACGATGGCGCACACAACGATTCTCGCATGAACATCTCGCTGGCTATGACTGCTGCCCTGTACGGAGCTACTCTTGTGAACCACATGGAGGTCACTGGCCTCGAAAAGGATGCCAATGGCAAGCTTTGTGGCGCAAGAGTCAAGGATCTCGTTCAGgacaaggatggcaagactCCAGAGGAATTCTCGATCAAGGCAAAGGGCGTCATCAACGCTACTGGTCCCTTCACCGATTCTCTTCGCAAGATGGACGACCAGCAAGTTCCTGAAATCGTTGCTCCAAGCTCTGGTGTTCACGTCATTCTGCCCGGATACTACTCGCCTTCAAATATGGGTCTCATCGATCCTCGCACCTCTGACGGCCGtgtgatcttcttcttgccatgGCAAGGAAACACTATTGCCGGTACCACCGATGCGCCTTGCCCAATCGAGCCCAACCCAGTTGCACAGGAGAATGAGATCGACTGGATCTTGAAGGAAGTCCAGAACTACCTGCAGCCTGAGATCAATGTTCGCCGCGGTGATGTTCTTGCCGCCTGGTCTGGTATTCGTCCACTCGTCCGCGATCCCAACAAGGCCAAGTCTGAGGGTCTTGTCCGCAACCATCTGGTCACTACTTCTGAATCTGGCTTGCTTACCATCTCTGGTGGCAAATGGACCACGTACCGTCAAATGGCTGAGGAGGCTGTCGATGAAGCCATCACGCAATTCGGCCTCAAGCCAAAGGGCGTTGCCAACCCGCCTCTGGTCTCTGGCGTGGAAGGCTTCCATGAGAACCTCGAACTTGATGGAGGTTGCAAAACGCACGCTCTTCGCTTGATTGGTGCTCACGGCTTCTCCAAGACTCTCTTCATCAACGTCATTCAGCACTACGGCCTCGAGACTGAAGTCGCCAAGCACTTGTGCATCGACTACGGTGACAGAGCCTGGACCGTCGCTGCCCTCTGCGCCCCTACCGAGAACCGCTTCCCTGTCCGAGGTACCCGCATCTCTGAGCTATACCCATACGTCGATGGCGAAATTCGTTACGCCGTACGCCACGAGTACGCCCAATCCGCCGTCGATGTGCTCGCACGACGAACGAGATTGGCTTTCCTCAACGCACAAGCTGCCGTCGAGGCTCTACCACAAGTCATCGACATTATGGGCGAAGAGCTCAAGTGGAACAAGACAAGAAGAGAGCGAGAATGGAAGGATACTATGTCATTCTTGGTCTCTATGGGTCTGCCAAAGTCTAAGCAGGTCTTGACAAGGAAGGAGGTTGAGGAAGGAAAGGTCGGAAAgtatgaagatgaggagtaTCATCTTTATGCTAGACATG ACAAACCCAGCGAAATTCTCGATTCGGATGTGCAAATGAACTCGGGTAACAACCCGACAATCGGAAAGGACTCTCCAGCGAACGCCTAA
- a CDS encoding uncharacterized protein (antiSMASH:Cluster_11) yields the protein MKASVICASVLAGFAAAAPEASKKYNGTPSKPVYDKDCDKNGYYKGAKGFPIPFTSTYRVKAVPEEVVNMMNAKTGGLPGAVGFYDLGINSELDTICYYIRLYNIRGEYVSPARTATHIHESARGQSGPPRIAFPNPQPVAGKNYRVSVGCMTGPFITGLTNNATGEDQGAGFRVAQIEANPKGFNADVHTNFADPAQGINATAGAVRGQLAY from the exons ATGAAGGCCTCCGTGATCTGCGCATCCGTCCTCGCCGGctttgccgctgccgccccAGAGGCCAGCAAGAAGTACAATGGCACCCCAAGCAAGCCAGTGTACGACAAGGACTGCGACAAGAATGGATACTACAAG GGCGCTAAGGGCTTCCCAATTCCATTCACCAGCACCTACCGCGTCAAGGCCGTTCCAGAGGAGGTCGTCAACATGATGAACGCAAAGACCGGCGGTCTCCCAGGTGCCGTCGGCTTCTACGACCTCGGCATCAACAGCGAGCTCGACACCATCTGCTACTACATCCGCCTCTACAACATCCGTGGCGAGTACGTCTCCCCAGCCCGCACCGCCACCCACATCCACGAGTCTGCTCGCGGCCAGTCTGGTCCACCAAGAATCGCATTCCCCAACCCACAGCCAGTTGCTGGCAAGAACTACCGCGTCTCCGTCGGCTGCATGACTGGTCCATTCATCACTGGTCTCACCAACAACGCCACTGGCGAGGACCAGGGTGCTGGTTTCCGCGTCGCTCAAATCGAGGCCAACCCTAAGGGATTCAACGCTGATGTCCACACCAACTTTGCCGACCCAGCACAGGGTATCAACGCCACTGCTGGTGCCGTCCGTGGCCAGCTCGCATACTAG